Genomic window (Mycolicibacterium smegmatis):
AGATCGCGATCGAGGCGTCGCGGCGGGGCCTGACCCTGCACGAACATCTGTCGGAGCTCGCGGCCGAGCAGGAGGTCGGCGAGCACGGACTCGTCGCGCTGGACTGGCACAGCGGCAACCGCTCGGTGCTGGTGGACCACCACCTGTCGGGGATCATGGTCGGGCAGACGCTCGACACCACGTGCGTCGACCAGTACCGCGCCCTGCTGGAGGCCACCGCGTTCGGCACCCGCATGATCGTCGAGACCTTCCAGCGCAGCGGCGTTCCGGTCGAGGAACTCGTCGTGGCGGGCGGTCTCATCAAGAACCCGCTCTTGATGCAGATCTATGCCGACGTCACCGGACTCCCGCTGTCATGCGTGACCTCCACGCAGGCGCCTGCACTCGGCGCGGCGATCCACGCGGCCGCGGCTGCGGGTGAATACCGTGATGTGCCAACGGCATCGGCGCGGATGGGCGGGCGCACCAAGAACGCGTTCACGCCGATCCCGGAGAACGTCACGCGCTACAACGCGCTGTACGCGGCCTACGTCGAACTGCACGACTGGTTCGGGCGCAACAACCCGCTCATGCGGCGCCTGCGGGTGATGCGCAGCAATGCCGAACGCCGCGAGACGGTGGGGTCGGCCCAATGAGCGTCACCACCGAGATCGATGCCGTCATCCGGCAACTGCGCAAGCAGGTATGTGATCTGCACGCCGAGCTGACCCGCTACCAGCTGGTGATCTGGACCGCCGGAAACGTCTCCGCGCGTGTGCCCGACCGCGACCTGATGATCATCAAACCCTCTGGCGTGGACTACGACTCGATGACGCCCGAGCAGATGGTGGTGTGTGACCTCCACGGTGAACTCGTCGACGGTGATCTCGCACCGTCGTCGGACACCGCGGCGCATGCCTACGTGTACCGGCACATGCCCGAGGTCGGCGGCGTCGTGCACACCCACTCCACCTATGCCACGGCGTGGGCGGCGCGCGGCGAGGCGATCCCGTGCGTGCTCACGATGATCGCCGACGAGTTCGGCGGCGACATCCCAGTGGGGCCGTTCGCACTGATCGGCGACGACTCGATCGGGCGGGGAATCGTGGAGACCCTGCAGCACAGCAACTCTCGCGCCGTGCTGATGCGCAACCACGGTCCGTTCACGGTCGGGCGCGATGCGCGCGACGCGGTCAAGGCCGCCGTGATGGTCGAGGACGTCGCGCGCACGGTCCACATCAGCCGCCAACTCGGCACCCCCGATGTGATCCCCCCGGCCGATGTCCGCCGGCTTTTCGACCGCTATCAGAACGTCTACGGGCAACCGCAGGCCAGTCAGGAAGGGTGACGGTGGCCGAACACTTCACCGATGAGGAAATCTGGTTCGTCACAGGCAGCCAGTCGTTGTACGGCCAGGAGATCCTGGACCAGGTCGCCGAGCAGTCACGGGCACTGGCCGAACGCCTGGACGCCAGCGCGGATCTGCCTGTGGCCGTGCGGTGGAAGCCCGTGGTGACCACCAGCGAGGCCATCCTCGACGTCCTGCGCGACGCGAGTTCGTCCCCGCAGTGCGTCGGCGTGATCACGTGGATGCACACGTTCTCGCCGGCCAAGATGTGGATCCGCGGCCTGAGCGCGCTGCAGAAGCCCATGCTGCACCTGCACACGCAGTTCGGGGTCGAAATCCCATGGGACACCATCGACATGGATTTCATGAACCTCAACCAGGCCGC
Coding sequences:
- a CDS encoding L-ribulose-5-phosphate 4-epimerase, with protein sequence MSVTTEIDAVIRQLRKQVCDLHAELTRYQLVIWTAGNVSARVPDRDLMIIKPSGVDYDSMTPEQMVVCDLHGELVDGDLAPSSDTAAHAYVYRHMPEVGGVVHTHSTYATAWAARGEAIPCVLTMIADEFGGDIPVGPFALIGDDSIGRGIVETLQHSNSRAVLMRNHGPFTVGRDARDAVKAAVMVEDVARTVHISRQLGTPDVIPPADVRRLFDRYQNVYGQPQASQEG